From the Paludibacterium paludis genome, one window contains:
- a CDS encoding MarR family winged helix-turn-helix transcriptional regulator, translated as MRALRLPCHCGSLRQATRAVTQLYDRHLQPCGLTINQFGLLRFLDALPGTTVAAIADAMVMDSTTLTRTLAGLKQRGWIASVPGRDRREKLWSLEPDGKAVMVAAMPLWEAAQRELEARMAGVDMETLSRTSFALARALADDPG; from the coding sequence CACTGCGGCTCGCTCAGGCAAGCGACCCGCGCCGTGACCCAGCTTTATGACCGGCATCTGCAGCCATGCGGGCTGACGATCAACCAGTTCGGCCTGCTGCGCTTCCTTGATGCCTTGCCCGGCACGACCGTCGCCGCGATCGCCGACGCCATGGTGATGGACAGCACGACCCTGACGCGCACCCTCGCCGGGCTCAAGCAGCGCGGATGGATCGCGTCCGTGCCGGGGCGCGACCGCCGCGAGAAGCTCTGGAGCCTCGAGCCGGACGGCAAGGCCGTGATGGTTGCGGCCATGCCGCTGTGGGAAGCCGCTCAGCGCGAGCTGGAGGCGCGCATGGCCGGGGTCGACATGGAAACGTTGTCGCGAACGAGTTTCGCGCTGGCCAGGGCGCTGGCCGACGACCCCGGCTGA